One window of Amaranthus tricolor cultivar Red isolate AtriRed21 chromosome 11, ASM2621246v1, whole genome shotgun sequence genomic DNA carries:
- the LOC130827370 gene encoding pentatricopeptide repeat-containing protein At4g20090 yields the protein MPITGFISKNLNTRLFIISSKLVNYSFCSSCWVSNIPAQNLSQIDDETCSDIESPINNDIFNSSKKMGSYQLGDSTFYSLIDTYANSGDFKSLERVFDRMKCECRVFREKDFILVFKAYGKAFLHEKAIDLFNRMDDEFNCKPTIRSFNSILNVIVQVGQFEKALNFYESVVECWNMMPNVLTFNLVIKALCKLGKVDNAIELFREMPVQQCVPDGFTYNTLMDGLCKNGRIEEAILLLDEMHIEGCSPTPMTFNVLINGLCKKGNMSRAAKLVDNMLLKGCMPNEVTYNTLIHGLCSVGKLDKALSLLNHMVSNKCLPNGVTFGTLVNGLVKQGRAVDGAALLISIEERGFRANEYVYSSLLSGLFKEGRAEEAMRFWKDMIGKGFCPNVILYSVLVDGLCRVQRPNDAKEILSEMIHLGLTPNAFTYSSLIKGFFKSGNSQEAILTWKEMEASNCFLNVVCYSVLINGLCEEGKLKEAMAVWRKMLGRGLKPDVVAYSSLINGFCKAGLVEQGLRVFNEMFFQGVDSQPDVVTYNILFTGLCNGNRLSRAIDLLNGMLDHGCDPDLYTCDIFLRILREKMDPPQDGKEFLDELILRLCKWQRGLGASNILQFMLQKFLPPEASTWREVLQLCCKQRKIVAALEKCWSDLFH from the coding sequence ATGCCCATTACTGGGTTCATCTCAAAGAACcttaataccaggttgtttatTATTTCAAGTAAGTTGGTGAATTACTCTTTCTGTTCATCTTGTTGGGTATCTAATATTCCAGCTCAAAATCTGTCACAAATTGATGATGAAACTTGTAGTGATATTGAATCTCCTATtaacaatgatattttcaattcaTCCAAGAAAATGGGTTCTTACCAATTGGGTGATTCCACCTTTTATTCTCTCATTGATACTTATGCTAATTCTGGGGATTTTAAGTCATTGGAGAGGGTTTTTGATAGAATGAAATGTGAATGTAGAGTTTTTAGAGAAAAAGATTTCATTTTAGTGTTTAAAGCTTATGGTAAAGCATTTTTACATGAGAAAGCCATTGACTTGTTTAATCGAATGGATGATGAATTCAATTGTAAACCGACTATTCGATCGTTTAACTCGATTTTGAATGTTATTGTTCAAGTGGGTCAGTTTGAGAAGGCCTTGAACTTTTATGAAAGTGTTGTTGAATGTTGGAATATGATGCCTAATGTTCTTACTTTCAAtttggttattaaagctttgtGTAAGTTAGGGAAGGTTGATAATGCTATTGAATTGTTTCGAGAAATGCCGGTTCAGCAATGTGTTCCTGATGGTTTTACTTATAACACATTGATGGATGGATTATGCAAGAATGGTAGAATTGAAGAAGCGATTTTGTTGCTTGATGAGATGCATATAGAGGGGTGTTCTCCTACTCCTATGACCTTTAATGTACTAATTAATGGACTTTGTAAGAAGGGTAATATGTCTAGAGCTGCTAAGCTTGTTGATAACATGCTTTTAAAGGGTTGTATGCCCAATGAAGTGACATACAACACGCTTATTCATGGGTTGTGCTCGGTAGGGAAGTTGGATAAGGCATTGAGTCTTTTGAATCATATGGTGTCAAACAAGTGCTTGCCGAATGGTGTCACTTTTGGAACTCTTGTCAACGGACTAGTTAAGCAAGGAAGAGCGGTTGATGGAGCCGCATTGTTGATTTCAATAGAAGAGAGGGGATTTCGAGCGAATGAGTATGTATACTCTTCTCTACTTAGTGGGTTGTTCAAGGAAGGGAGGGCAGAAGAAGCAATGAGATTCTGGAAGGATATGATTGGAAAAGGATTTTGTCCTAATGTTATCCTTTATAGTGTTTTAGTTGATGGTTTATGCCGTGTGCAACGACCTAACGATGCTAAAGAAATTCTATCCGAGATGATTCACTTGGGACTTACTCCCAACGCTTTTACGTATAGTTCCTTGAtcaaaggtttttttaagtCGGGTAATAGCCAAGAGGCAATACTTACATGGAAAGAGATGGAAGCTAGTAATTGTTTCCTTAATGTGGTTTGTTATAGTGTACTTATCAATGGTCTATGTGAGGAAGGGAAGCTTAAGGAAGCTATGGCAGTTTGGAGAAAGATGTTGGGAAGAGGATTAAAACCCGACGTTGTCGCTTATAGCTCATTGATCAATGGCTTCTGCAAGGCTGGCTTGGTTGAGCAGGGATTGAGAGTTTTTAATGAGATGTTCTTTCAGGGGGTCGATTCCCAGCCCGATGTAGTGACTTATAATATACTTTTCACAGGTTTATGCAACGGCAATCGTTTATCTCGGGCCATTGACCTCTTAAATGGTATGTTGGATCATGGTTGTGATCCTGATCTTTATACCTGTGACATTTTTCTGAGGATTCTAAGAGAGAAAATGGATCCACCTCAAGACGGGAAAGAGTTCCTTGATGAGCTTATTTTGCGATTATGCAAGTGGCAGAGAGGGCTCGGTGCTTCAAACATCCTGCAATTCATGCTGCAAAAGTTTTTGCCACCGGAAGCCTCTACATGGAGAGAAGTTCTACAGCTTTGTTGCAAACAAAGAAAGATTGTAGCTGCTCTGGAAAAATGTTGGAGTGACTTATTCCACTGA
- the LOC130827257 gene encoding vascular-related unknown protein 4-like gives MAYSMMSATNHKRKSTSYEHENTCFKDSDWISLDLEDFISSSEEIDEEGSFVSSFQSYSIEYDGVSNIDLLYRTPKKVGFKKRKTMEPFVDQELEDTASSPVQSPKVNDFDLFFAKSKEIDNKDVISKENRYNSEEEQDHTNMSLIESELRKKGLCLIPTSMLLNYLTANV, from the exons ATGGCATACTCTATGATGAGTGCTACAAATCACAAGAGAAAATCAACCTCATATGAACATGAAAATACTTGTTTTAAAGATAGTGATTGGATAAGTTTAGACCTTGAAGATTTTATATCTAGTAGTGAAGAGATTGATGAGGAGGGttcttttgtttcttctttCCAAAGTTATTCAATAGAATATGATGGAGTTTCTAATATTGATCTATTGTATAGAACACCCAAAAAAGTGGGGTTTAAGAAGAGAAAAACCATGGAGCCTTTTGTAGATCAAGAGTTGGAGGATACTGCTTCTTCACCTGTTCAAAGTCCCaag gttaatgattttgatctctTCTTCGCGAAGTCAAAGGAGATAGATAATAAAGATGTTATTAGCAAG GAAAATCGATATAATTCTGAAGAAGAGCAAGATCATACAAACATGAGTTTAATTGAATCAGAACTAAGGAAAAAAGGACTTTGTTTGATCCCAACTTCTATGTTACTAAATTACCTCACTgcaaatgtataa